A DNA window from Anastrepha obliqua isolate idAnaObli1 chromosome 5, idAnaObli1_1.0, whole genome shotgun sequence contains the following coding sequences:
- the LOC129247936 gene encoding solute carrier family 25 member 35-like: MNASEYVIGGLAAVGATIFTNPLDVIKTRIQLQGELAARGTYVVPYKGILHGLVTVIRNDGWSGLQKGLVPTMHFQFIVNGIRLGIYSTAANMQWTRRKTGGDSFGLSLFWGAAGGAVGAYCSSPFFLVKTQLQSHAPKQVAVGYQHNHTGMLSALRHIYRQGGIFGLWRGSTASIARASIGSGVQLATFGPVKSILRDRNVVVQPALNSLCGGFIAGCVVTLAMTPSDVIMTRLYNQGLDANGKGLLYSGWLDCFAKTARTEGLYGLYKGFWANYLRLVPHSALVLLFFDELMALKNKYEIKF; the protein is encoded by the exons ATGAACGCATCTGAATACGTGATAGGCGGTTTGGCTGCTGTCGGTGCGACGATTTTCACTAATCCGCTTGAT GTCATCAAAACTCGCATCCAACTTCAAGGAGAACTAGCAGCGCGTGGCACATACGTAGTACCATATAAAGGTATTCTGCATGGGCTCGTTACTGTAATACGCAACGATGGTTGGTCGGGTCTACAGAAAGGACTGGTGCCGACTATGCACTTTCAGTTTATTGTGAATGGCATAAG ATTGGGCATTTATAGCACTGCGGCCAATATGCAGTGGACACGGCGCAAAACCGGCGGTGACTCTTTCGGTTTGAGCCTCTTTTGGGGTGCTGCTGGTGGCGCTGTGGGTGCATACTGTTCGAGTCCATTTTTCTTG GTGAAAACGCAACTGCAATCGCATGCACCCAAACAAGTCGCTGTCGGCTATCAACACAACCACACCGGGATGTTATCGGCGTTGCGTCACATCTATCGCCAAGGTGGCATTTTTGGTTTATGGCGCGGCTCTACAGCATCTATTGCGCGCGCTTCTATCGGTTCCGGCGTTCAGTTGGCAACTTTTGGACCGGTCAAGTCTATTCTGCGTGATCGGAATGTGGTAGTGCAACCGGCATTGAATTCGCTATGTGGTGGTTTCATTGCCGGCTGTGTGGTTACCTTGGCCATGACACCGTCGGATGTTATAATGACACGTCTCTATAATCAGGGTTTGGATGCGAATGGCAAGGGTCTATTGTATAGTGGTTGGTTGGATTGTTTTGCCAAGACCGCGCGCACTGAGGGCCTATATGGACTGTACAAAGGTTTCTGGGCAAACTATTTGCGGCTGGTACCGCATTCAGCACTCGTACTACTATTTTTCGATGAACTCATGGcgctgaaaaataaatatgaaataaaattttag